Below is a window of Brachyspira hampsonii DNA.
GGTTTAACAATAGCTTTCCGTTCCGGTGCAGTTATGGGACTTACTGTTGTAGGTCTTGCTTTGTTCGACATATCATTATGGTTTATAGTATTAAATGTTTGGCTTGATAATAGTTTATTCGGTACAGACTTTTTAAATTTAGCTGCTACAGGCATAGCTAAAGGTACTGCTGAATATACTGCTGCTAAAATGCACTTTGTAACTACTACAATGCTTAGCTTTGGTGTAGGTGCTTCTTTCCAAGCATTATTTGCTCGTGTTGGAGGCGGTATATTTACTAAAGCTGCCGATGTTGGTGCTGACTTGGTTGGTAAAGTTGAAGCTGGAATACCTGAAGATGACCCTAGAAACCCTGCAGTTATAGCTGACAATGTGGGTGACAATGTAGGTGATGTTGCTGGTATGGGTGCTGACCTTTACGAATCTTATGCAGGTTCTATACTTGCTGCTATGAGTTTAGGTTCTGCCGCTTTTGGATATATTAACCCTGATGTAAGCCCAATATATGCTGTATCTCTTCCTATGATACTTGCTGCTATTGGTACTCTTTCTTCTATAATAGGTGTATTCTTCGTTAAAACTAAAGAAGGTGCTACTATGGGAGAATTATTAAAATCTTTAAGAGTTGGTGTTTATGTGAGCAGTGCTATTATTATAGTAGTATCTTTCTTACTTGTAAAAACACTTCTTCCAAACAATTTAGGATTATTCGTTTCTATCATTGTAGGACTTATAGCTGGTAATGTTGTTGGTTTCTTCACAGAATACTATACTGCAGCTGAATACAGACCTACTCAATGGGTAGCTGAACAATCTAAAACAGGTCCTGCTACTGTTATTATAGGCGGACTTGCTGTAGGTATGCAGTCTACTTTAATACCTGTTGTTACAGTTGTTATTTCTATAATGTTAGCATTTGGTTTTGCAGGCGGTTTCGGTTCTGAAGCTTCTTCTTTCTCTCAAGGTTTATACGGTATCGCTTTAGCTTCTGTTGGTATGTTATCTACTTTAGGTATCACATTAGCTACTGATGCTTACGGACCTATAGCTGACAATGCAGGCGGTAATGCTGAAATGTCTGGTCTTCCAGAAAGCGTTAGAGAAAGAACTGATGCTTTAGACTCTTTGGGTAACACTACTGCTGCTACTGGTAAAGGTTTTGCTATATGTTCTGCTGCTTTGACTGCTATGGCTTTGATTGCTGCTTATATCGAAGAAATTAAAACTTCTTTAGGAAGAATGATTAATACAGGCAACCTTACTTCTATAGATATAGGTACTGTTCAATATACTGCTAACAGTGCTAAAGAATTATATGATAAAGTTGTTTATAGTTTAGGTATGAATGAGTTTATGAATGCTTTCAATATTCACTTGATGAACCCTAAAGTATTAATAGGTATATTTATCGGTGCTATGTTAGTATTCTTCTTCTGTGCTTTAACTATGAAAGCTGTAGGACGCGCTGCTGCAGGCGTTGTAGAAGAAGTTAGAAGACAGTTTAGAGAAATTAAAGGCTTACTTGCTGGTGAAAAAGGTGTAAAAGCTGATTATGAAAAAGCTGTTCAAATCTGTACTAAATCAGCTCAAAAAGAGATGATTGTTCCTTCTGTACTTGCTATAATAGTACCTGTTGTAGTTGGTTTCTTATTCGGAGTACCTGCTGTTATAGGTATGTTGGTAGGCGGTTTGACTGCCGGATTTGCTATGGCTGTTATGATGTCTAATGCTGGCGGTGCTTGGGATAATGCTAAAAAATACATTGAAGCTGGTAATTTGGGCGGTAAAAAAATCATAGATCCAAAAACTGGAGAAAAAATTACTAACCCTAACCATGCTGCTGCTGTTATAGGTGATACCGTTGGTGACCCATTCAAAGATACTTCCGGACCTTCAATCAACATTCTTATCAAATTAATGAGCTTGATAAGTGTTGTATTTGCTGGTGCAATAGTAGCTTTCTCACCAAAAATTCAGGCTCTATTAGGTATAGCTGATCAAATTATTAAATAATAACTTTATTTAATATTAAATATATAAGCTGTCTGACTTTAATTAGTTGGGCAGCTTTTTTTATTTAAATATGAACTATAATTCTTTTTATTATACAATAATTATTAAATAATGGTAATTTCATATTTATTTATTTATTTATAATACTAATCGTACTTAATATTATTAATTTTGAGGTAATTTATGAAGTTAATATGTATTTTTATGATTATTTTAACATTATTCAATTTATCAGCATGTACAAAACATGAATACTCGGTATATTATCCAAGCACTCCAGAAACTCCAAGCACTCCAGAAACTCCTTCTATTTATGAAGATATTAATTTTATGTATTTAGATAGTAATTATACCTCTGTAGAAAATAAAACAAATATTATGTGTATATTTTTTAAAGATATTGAAGATATGGTAATTTTTTCAGAAAAATAAAATGATAATGAGTATTTAGTTTCTGTAATATTAAAAAATAATACTTCTGTTTTAATGAGATATAAAAATAAAAAAATATTTCCTGAAACAATTAGTTTTTATAAAAATAGTACCATAATAAAAGGATTGGTAAAAATGGATTTAGTTAAATATAATAATATTGATGTTACATTTTATATGAATGATACAATGGAGTTAATATCCGGTATAGAACTAAAAAATGATATAAAAAATTATAAAGAAAATTTTAATTTAGATAAAGATGAAAATTATAATCTTAATATAATGATGAATAGTTTATTCATATTAAATTCAATTAATAATCATATTACTAATAATGGACAATTTCAAGCAAGAGCTGGATTTGGTCCCATATTTCAAGCATTAGGTACAATAGTAACAGGTATAGCAGAAGGGATAATGGCTGCTGTTGGAATTCTGGTTGGATTAAGTATAG
It encodes the following:
- a CDS encoding sodium-translocating pyrophosphatase, which codes for MNYEILAENVRFFTISAAILTLAFAFYFYKWMRKQDEGNETMKEIASHVRSGAIAYLKQQYKVIAFFFAGAFIIFAILSYALKVQNPFIPIGFLTGGFFSTLSGFLGMKTATYASARTANAASKSLNEGLTIAFRSGAVMGLTVVGLALFDISLWFIVLNVWLDNSLFGTDFLNLAATGIAKGTAEYTAAKMHFVTTTMLSFGVGASFQALFARVGGGIFTKAADVGADLVGKVEAGIPEDDPRNPAVIADNVGDNVGDVAGMGADLYESYAGSILAAMSLGSAAFGYINPDVSPIYAVSLPMILAAIGTLSSIIGVFFVKTKEGATMGELLKSLRVGVYVSSAIIIVVSFLLVKTLLPNNLGLFVSIIVGLIAGNVVGFFTEYYTAAEYRPTQWVAEQSKTGPATVIIGGLAVGMQSTLIPVVTVVISIMLAFGFAGGFGSEASSFSQGLYGIALASVGMLSTLGITLATDAYGPIADNAGGNAEMSGLPESVRERTDALDSLGNTTAATGKGFAICSAALTAMALIAAYIEEIKTSLGRMINTGNLTSIDIGTVQYTANSAKELYDKVVYSLGMNEFMNAFNIHLMNPKVLIGIFIGAMLVFFFCALTMKAVGRAAAGVVEEVRRQFREIKGLLAGEKGVKADYEKAVQICTKSAQKEMIVPSVLAIIVPVVVGFLFGVPAVIGMLVGGLTAGFAMAVMMSNAGGAWDNAKKYIEAGNLGGKKIIDPKTGEKITNPNHAAAVIGDTVGDPFKDTSGPSINILIKLMSLISVVFAGAIVAFSPKIQALLGIADQIIK